gtaattaataaatattcaagcaatttaaatacggaaaaatcaattttaaaactctaaaaataataggaaattatagaaaaatgattgtatagatttgtataataaataatgatgtaaaaatgatgttttgaaagaatatatatttttgagagggcaaaattgggtatcaacagctgcccctctttacccgggaatgatgaaagagttgtcgggtaaagaaaatattGACCGATTTTGGCCGAATTAAATGAGGAATGATGTGATTTGGAAAAAGTGGGGGCCGATCCCTggtcctgagttgcctacatatccctggtgttacaggaatcaggccatgtgtagttctggatccaacggtgaataGAACCGATGAAGTTGTTAAAGGAATGGTCGTATGTTTCGGAAAGGGTTCCTTTGGGTAGGATAGTATCGGATGAATTTATGCGAAGTCatgaatgtgaatttgaaatgttATGGACGTATCACTGAGCAAATACCTGAACGGTCATAGAGTAAAAGGCGGGTAATTGATGGTGGTtcgttacgtttgaaataattgcaggataTGAACATTGAACGAAAAtcagagcgaagattgctcccgttaggagaacggttacttcctggattacctgcaaaacttaaaacacgatgcatgcaagtatatatggattattgcgagaatttaaacatgatgcagatTCCCTTCGGACTATGagggttgtctttggacggtaaGGAttgtgtccttagaccatgacatcctgggccatgaatcatgaGATAAGGGATTCACAGgacatgaaatgatgtcctcaggccatgagaatggtgcctccgaaccatgacgcctttgaataatgatgttcacttttgagagatcctcgggccatggaatggtatcttccggctatgaggatgatgcttttagaccatgacgtctttggacaaaatggcaatatttcagcccatgaaatgcaaaatatGTTTGGCCGTATGCGAAGaagagacaagacaaggcttagtcttgggtAAGATGAGGGCAATGATTAGCCCTGGGTGAGTAGAGGATAATGCTAGGTCTTAGATGGCGTAATGGAGATAGCATttaatcacgaggaaaaggcagtgcttagccttgtggaattagggaggcaatgcttagcttcatgcatgaagaggagacaatgcttagtctcatgcaagtaagGGAAGCGGTTCTTAGCTTCAtgcaagaaaggcagtgcttagccttatgcaattaaggaggcatggcttagcctcatgcaaatagggaggcatggcttagcctcatgcaaataggagataatgtttagtctcatgcaaagaaatgcaatgcttagccttatgcagttaaggaggcagtgcttagactcatgcaaataggagacgatgcttagtctcatgcaaagaaaggtagtgcttagccttatgcaattagggaggcaatgcttagcctcatgcaaatatgagacactgcttagtctcatggggaaaaagcaatgcttagcctcatgcaaataggagacattGCTTAGTCTCATGGGGAAaatgcaatgcttagccttatgcagttaaggaggcaatgcttagcctcatgcaaatagaagacattgcttagtctcatgcaaagaaaggcggTTCTTAGCCTTATGAAGTTAAGGAGGccgtgcttagcctcatgtaagaaAACTATGAGTGATAGTGAGAAagtagagtatttcttagctggagatgcTTCTGATAGATAATTTGTTGTCTTGAAAGTAGTGACCTGATGTGTCTGCAGATATTGTTGTCTTactgtgcctgcatccaaagaaagaTTGTGAGTTTTATGGGGGAAGGTTGGTCTGTGCTTTCACCTTCTTGCTTTTCTTTTGCTCCTGTCTTgagatcctgtttgagttaccctggaCAGCATCTGGCTGttatagaaataaagttttttcgaaaaatatgcgtGCATTTGACGAGTGTAGTTATTTGAAATATTGTAGTATGTAATATTAAGTAATCTAGATGAGCCAATGACTGTGACAttttttagagacattgcgacctccttgctttagaattttgagggtcctcttCAAAATTCTGCCATAGTTTAAAAACAATCCTTTGATTGTTCTGCGTATGACAAAGTTGGCTGGACTagatttagaattttgagggttctCCTCAAAATTCTGACCCAGTTTCTAACCATggcaaaaatgaagattttattaagatgtgaccgaacccactgcctgcgtatcccctcttaaatgggaatctgGTCAAGCGTAGTTCTGTTACATTAGATGAAGAAATGTAAATagtctaaacatagtatctcttgactgcgtctgagttgataggttttggccaaatttctaCGTCCATTTCtacaagtatgagtgctccttctgttagtactctgtgaaccatgtagggcccttgccaattgggtgaaaatttccctttggcttcatcttgatacgggaagatccgctttagcaccaactgccccggtgtgaattgtctaggACTAACcattttgttgaaagctctggacattctgttctggtaaagttgaccgtgacataccgtattcattcttttcccatcaatAAGAGTCAATTGTTCATAGCGATTtggtatccattctgcatcactgagttcagcctcttgtatgattctcaaagaaggaatttctattTTGGCGGGAATAACagcttcagtaccatagaccagctaataaggagttgccccggttgatgtGCGAACCATGGTACAATATCCAATTAGGTcaaatggtagcttctcgtgccattgtttgtgattatctaccatattccttaatatcttcttgatgttcttattggcgtcTTCCACAGTtccattcatttgcggcatgtatgctgtggaattcttatgcttgatcttgaaggtttcacacatagATCTCATCAAGTCACTGTTAAGGTTGGCAGCGTTATCGGTGATGATTGATTCCGGCACCTCGAGCCGACAAACAATATGATCCCTAACGAAATCTGcgacgaccttcttagttacaaccTTGTAAGATgtgacttcaacccattttgtgaaatagtctatggccactagaatgaacatgTGCCTATTTGAAGCGGCAGGTTCGATTGGACCGATATCTATCCCCCAAGTGAAGAAATtccaaggtgcacttgttgcattgagttcattgggtggcactcgtatcatatcagtgtgtacctggcattgatgacacttttggacatacctgatgcggtctgtttccatagttatccaaaaatatcctgctcttaatatcttcttagctaagacAAAGCCATTCATGCGCGGTCCGCAAGTTTcggcatgtatctcttcgagcaatttggatgctttTTTGGCGTCGACACACGGTAATAACCCTAGGTCAGGATTCCTTCTATACAGAATCCCTCCGCTTTGAAAGAAGTAGTTAGCTAACCTTCGGAGTGTGCGTTTCTGAGTATGAGTTGCGTGCTTCGGGTAT
This sequence is a window from Nicotiana tomentosiformis chromosome 5, ASM39032v3, whole genome shotgun sequence. Protein-coding genes within it:
- the LOC138893129 gene encoding uncharacterized protein encodes the protein MAEYEACILGLRLAIDMSVQELLVIGDFDLLIKHKNSTAYMPQMNGTVEDANKNIKKILRNMLVYGTEAVIPAKIEIPSLRIIQEAELSDAEWIPNRYEQLTLIDGKRMNTVCHGQLYQNRMSRAFNKMVSPRQFTPGQLVLKRIFPYQDEAKGKFSPNWQGPYMVHRVLTEGALILVEMDVEIWPKPINSDAVKRYYV